In one window of Cryptococcus neoformans var. neoformans JEC21 chromosome 7 sequence DNA:
- a CDS encoding cytoplasm protein, putative, producing MVKNDMHHVGLVVDLNTSGGFTSFGRKKGRTVLGLYVLVFHGPPIMASSMPIPDEVSEAGYIGAFSGASIPVIKCETNNLFVPFTSKIVFEGSFPLPKQPLKFHWEENARLHLPCDTHNWPVYKANCITHRDDAILPMSACRRLTDETHTMIGTFAAAEIGNFVEMLVFGQGCLFPLRNSSHLGCPSVRQLGGVEGDEDHFRGIEKEGR from the exons ATGGTTAAAAACGACATGCACCACGTCGGTCTTGTCGTTGACCTCAATACATCTGGCGGATTCACCAGctttggaagaaagaagggaagaacTGTCCTTGGGCTTTATGTTTTGGTGTTCCACGGGCCTCCTATTATGGCTTCTTCCATGCCAATTC CTGACGAGGTATCCGAGGCCGGATATATCGGCGCCTTCAGTGGGGCGTCGATTCCAGTCATCAAGTGCGAGACCAACAATCTTTTCGTTCCCTTTACTTCCAAAATTGTCTTTGAAGGGTCCTTTCCATTACCGAAACAGCCCCTGAAATTCCATTGGGAGGAGAATGCACGGCTACATCTTCCCTGCGATACCCACAATTGGCCAGTTTACAAGGCTAACTGCATCACTCACCGAGACGATGCTATCCTGCCCATGTCTGCTTGCCGTCGTTTGACCGATGAAACA CATACCATGATTGGTACCTTTGCCGCTGCTGAGATTGGCAATTTTGTCGAGATGCTGGTCTTCGGTCAAGGATGCCTTTTCCCCCTTCGAAACTCAAGTCACTTGGGTTGCCCTTCAGTTCGACAACTAGGAGGGGttgagggagatgaagacCACTTCCGAGGAattgagaaagaaggtCGGTGA
- a CDS encoding 64 kDa mitochondrial NADH dehydrogenase, putative: protein MFRLRPAPGSVPHRLSTLRPIRPLPPSTFRSLSNDAGGKVVRPTNSALSQNFFAGHHRPSSKPHSQLNLVRTRSTFRISSEEFAGKHPYLSVSIRLVLSSIFGLVVLTGAILVHDAFTYSERHVDRVPCNPLSLKPRVGGKKNLPIIEVNLDDEEDDTKRAMRGKPRLVIVGGGWGAVSLIQSLPAHAYNVTLISPQTYFAFTPLLPSACVGTIEPRSLVEPLRKLIARVRGHYLMGAAVDLDMTERLLEVEVPKEDGEGTMRCYVPYDKLVIAVGSTTNNHGVKGLEHCYQLKTVPDAQAIRRKVMNNLELASLPTTTPDERKKLLSFVVCGGGPTGVEFAAELADMMAEDVLKYYPKILSSEVEVTVVQSRDHILNTYSEKISQYAEKRFARNDVKVIINARVQEVKEGRVILSIKNPKDKDAKPEIKELEAGFVLWSTGIAMQPFTKRLVELLPNQYHSKAVEVDGFLRVQGAPQGSVYALGDSATVQTNLMNDLYNLWDKFDINKDGNIDYEEWQEMVKYIKKKHPLAHRSLTKMRAVFEEFDRDHDEKLTLNEVAELFAKLSKKVTSYPATAQVASQQGKYLGAKFSKLAKQRDTLSSNGIFDLDDESYYHPFEYRHLGSLAYIGNSAVFDYEGWSLAGGLLAMYAWRSIYWSEQTSMRTRLLLMLDWVKRGIFGRDLSKF, encoded by the exons ATGTTCCGCCTTAGGCCAGCCCCAGGCTCAGTTCCACATCGACTCTCGACCCTTCGGCCGATACGACCTTTGCCGCCCTCAACTTTTCGGTCCCTCTCGAACGATGCCGGCGGCAAGGTAGTAAGACCAACCAACTCAGCTTTGTCCCAAAATTTCTTCGCTGGGCATCACAGACCATCTTCGAAGCCTCATTCCCAGCTCAACCTCGTCCGTACTCGCAGCACCTTCCGTATCTCTTCAGAGGAGTTTGCTGGTAAACACCCTTACTTGTCTGTCAGCATCAGGCTCGTTTTGTCTTCCATCTTTGGTCTCGTTGTCCTCACTGGCGCAATTCTGGTTCATGATGCGTTTACCTACTCTGAGAGACATGTCGATCGTGTGCCCTGTAACCCTCTGAGTTTGAAACCTCGAGTTGGTGGTAAGAAGAATCTGCCGATCATCGAGGTGAatttggatgatgaggaagatgatacGAAAAGAGCTATGAGAGGGAAGCCTAGGCTTGTTATCGTTGGCGGAGGCTGGGGT GCTGTCTCCCTCATCCAATCTCTGCCAGCACATGCCTATAACGTAACGCTTATTTCTCCCCAGACATACTTCGCCTTCACTCCCCTCTTGCCTTCGGCGTGCGTCGGTACTATTGAACCTCGTTCATTAGTGGAGCCTCTTAGGAAACTTATTGCGCGGGTCAGAGGTCATTACTTGATGGGAGCTGCTGTCGATCTCGACATGACCGAGAGGCTTCTGGAGGTTGAAGTTcccaaggaagatggagaggggaCAATGAGGTGCTATGTTCCTT ACGATAAGCTGGTCATCGCTGTCGGTTCCACAACAAATAACCACGGCGTCAAGGGTTTGGAACATTGCTACCAACTCAAAACAGTTCCAGACGCTCAAGCTATCCGCCGAAAGGTCATGA ACAACCTCGAACTCGCGTCCTTGCCCACAACCACACCtgatgagaggaagaagttgcTGTCATTCGTTGTTTGCGGCGGTGGCCCTACCGGTGTTGAATTTGCTGCTGAGCTGGCTGATATGATGGCTGAGGATGTCCTCAAATAC TATCCCAAGATCTTATCCAGTGAAGTTGAGGTGACTGTCGTCCAAAGTCGTGACCACATTCTTAACACCTACTCTGAGAAGATCTCTCAATACGCCGAGAAGAGGTTTGCTAGGAATGATGTCAAGGTCATCATCAATGCTCG AGTTCAAGAAGTCAAGGAGGGCCGAGTAATTCTCTCAATAAAAAACCCGAAGGATAAGGACGCCAAGCCCGAGATTAAGGAACTCGAAGCTGGTTTCGTTCTCTGGAGCACTGGTATAG CCATGCAGCCGTTCACTAAACGCCTTGTTGAGCTTCTCCCCAACCAGTACCATTCTAAAGCCGTTGAGGTCGATGGGTTCCTTCGTGTGCAGGGCGCCCCTCAAGGCTCTGTCTACGCACTCGGTGACTCCGCTACTGTTCAGACCAATCTTATGAATGACTTGTACAACCTTTGGGATAAATTCGACATCAACAAGGACGGTAACAT TGATTATGAAGAGTGGCAAGAGATGGTCAAGTatatcaagaagaagcaccCCCTTGCTCACCGATCTCTTACCAAGAT GCGCGCCGTGTTTGAGGAGTTTGACAGGGACCATGACGAAAAGCTCACTTTGAACGAGGTTGCCGAGTTGTTCGCGAAGCtgtcgaagaaggtcaCCAGTTACCCAGCC ACCGCCCAAGTTGCGAGTCAACAAGGAAAGTATTTGGGTGCAAAGTTCAGCAAGCTCGCCAAACAGCGTGACACCCTTAGCAGCAACGGTATTTTCGACCTCGATGACGAGTCTTACTACCATCCCTTCGAATACCGACACCTCGGCAGCTTGGCTTACATCGGAAATTC TGCTGTCTTTGATTATGAAGGCTGGTCCTTGGCTGGCGGTTTACTCGCCATGTATGCTTGGCGATC TATTTACTGGTCTGAGCAAACTTCCATGAGGACTAGATTGCTTTTGATGTTGGATTGGGTCAAGCGTGGTATCTTTGGACGTGACTTGTCCAAA TTTTAA
- a CDS encoding expressed protein — protein MLRNLFCPSMLMSCPSCIPVSISSRSPDMAFPDSADSVHSLLALLRSTQDDPSESQSQAFTSTSASRPGPNSITQNLSSRPIPSGAQLADLLTSLNARPPPRQPKIDSPGRRELIEPFGPVGLAGLSRSPSGRQEDGQRAYERDYGREVEEHYSGSRETEWQPQKPQPKERMREPGYGDMTFMRALPIITELLDDHNFKAELRKMKQDQDALERRLWAKGEKVKADHERTVKAEKDIAKIARQSITSEKVRQWNKTLANNLDAFYRQQCLPAIDGLAVRQRQRLKDLGVPGLGEDGGSGVSDEKVRQRIKRILEVLEAGLEE, from the exons ATGCTCCGCAATTTGTTTTGCCCCTCTATGTTGATGTCGTGCCCTTCGTGCATCCCAGTGTCAATTTCCTCTAGATCACCAGACATGGCCTTCCCA GACAGCGCAGACAGCGttcactctcttcttgcacTCCTTCGATCTACTCAAGACGACCCTTCCGAATCTCAGTCTCAAGCGTTTACATCTACCTCAGCATCCAGGCCTGGTCCTAACAGTATCACCCAGAATTTATCTTCGCGTCCTATACCCTCCGGCGCACAGCTTGCGGACCTCCTCACTTCACTCAATGCTCGACCACCGCCACGACAGCCGAAGATAGACTCCCCGGGGAGGCGAGAGTTGATAGAGCCATTTGGGCCTGTGGGATTGGCCGGACTATCAAGGTCTCCATCTGGCCGACAAGAAGATGGACAGAGAGCTTATGAACGGGACTATGGGcgagaagtggaagaacaTTATTCAGGGTCAAGAGAAACTGAATGGCAGCCGCAGAAGCCACAGCCTAAAGAGAGAATGCGGGAGCCGGGATACGGGGACATGACCTTCATGAGAGCACTCCCTATAATTACAGAGTTGTTGGACGATCATAACTTCAAAGCAGAACTGAGGAAG ATGAAGCAAGACCAAGATGCTTTGGAAAGGAGACTGTGGGCCAAAGGTGAGAAAGTCAAAGCAGATCACGAGAGAACAGTCAAAGCAGAGAAGGACAT CGCGAAGATTGCCAGGCAATCTATAACCTCAGAGAAAGTCAGA CAATGGAACAAGACTCTTGCAAATAACCTCGACGCATTCTACCGCCAACAGTGTCTCCCGGCAATTGACGGTCTTGCCGTTCGCCAGCGCCAACGTTTAAAAGATTTAGGCGTCCCAGGTCTAGGAGAGGACGGAGGCAGCGGGGTGAGTGACGAAAAAGTGCGACAGAGGATAAAAAGAATACTTGAAGTGCTTGAAGCTGGACTGGAAGAATGA
- a CDS encoding RNA polymerase III smallest subunit, putative — protein MLFCPYCANSLTIGDREDSTDKCWVCPTCPYQFIIERQISMRTHLKRKEVDDVLGGKEAWANVDKTDTACPKCDHRRAYFRQMQIRSADEPMTTFYKCCECGHQWREN, from the exons ATGCTCTTCTGCCCTTACTGCGCCAACAGTCTCACAATCGGAGATCGTGAAGATAGTACAGACAAGTGCTG GGTCTGTCCCACTTGCCCATACCAGTTCATCATCGAACGTCAA ATATCAATGAGAACGCATCTCAAGCGCAAGGAAGTGGACGACGTCTTAGGAGGCAAAGAAGCGTGGGCAAATGTGGATAAGACAGATA CTGCCTGTCCTAAATGTGATCACAGACGGGCATACTTCAGGCAAATGCAGATTCGTTCGGCGGATGAGCCTATGACCACTTTCTA TAAATGCTGCGAGTGTGGACATCAATGGCGAGAA AACTAA